The DNA window CCGCCGCGGCCTTCTTCTGCCGGCTGAAAGATGAAATGCACCGTGCCGGAAAAAACCTGCGTCGCCGCCAGATACCGCGCGGCGCCGATCAACATTGCCGTATGGCCGTCATGGCCGCAGGCATGCATCTTTCCCGGAGATTTCGATTTATGGGGCCGCTCCGCCATTTCCGGCATGGCGAGGGCATCCATGTCGGCCCTCAGCCCGATCCTGCGCGTGCCATTGCCGACTTGCAGCGTTCCGACGACGCCGGTGCCGGCCAGCCCGCAATGCACGGTGATGCCGGCCTCCTCGAGAATTTTGGCGACGATCCCGGCGGTGCGTTGCTCCTCGAAGCCAAGTTCGGGATGGGCGTGCAGATCGCGGCGCAAGGCGGTGAGGAACGGCAGATCGTCCTTGATCCCGACGGGGATGCTCATGGGTCTGGATATCCCTTCATGCGAAACGGGCGCCCGAACGGCGCCCGTGCCAGATCATTTCCTTGTTCATCAAACAGCCCGCGAGTTCAACCCTTAAGCCTCTTCGACGAACACCTCCTCGCGCTTCTTCCTGACGCTGGGCAGGAAGACGACGATCAGCACAGCGACCGCGATTGCCAGAAGCGTGGCGCTGATCGGCCGCGTGATGAAGGTACTGGGATCGCCACGCGACAGTATCATGGCGCGTCTGAGGTTCTCCTCCAGCAACGGCCCGAGCACGAAGCCGAGCAGCAGCGGTGCCGGCTCGCAGCGCAGTTTTGCCAGGACGTAGCCGATCAGGCCGAAGAAGGCGACGGCATAGAGGTCGTAGACGTTCGAATTGACGCTGTAGACCCCGATCGAGCAGAAGGCCATGATGATGGGGAAGAGCACGTAGTAAGGCACGGTCAACAGCTTCACCCAGAGCCCGATCAGCGGCAGGTTGAGGATGACAAGCATCAGATTGCCGATCCACATAGAGGCGATGATGCCCCAGAACAGCGCCGGCTGCTCGGTAGCGACGTTCGGTCCCGGCACGATGCCCTGGATGATCATCGCGCCGATCATCAGCGCCATGACCGGATTGGCGGGAATGCCGAGCGTCAGAAGCGGGATGAACGAAGTCTGCGCACCGGCATTGTTGGCCGATTCCGGTCCCGCGACGCCGGCGACCGCACCCTGGCCGAATTCCTCCGGCGTCTTCGACATGCGCTTTTCCACCGTATAGGAGGCGAAGGCTGCAAGAATTGCGCCGCCACCCGGCAGAATACCGAGCGCCGAACCGATCGCCGTGCCGCGAATGACCGGAGCGATCATTGCCTTGAATTCCTGACGCGATGGCAACAGGCCGGACACCTTGGCCATCAGCACAGTGCGTGTCGATTCCCCCTCGAGATTTCGCAGGATTTCCGCCACCCCGAAGACGCCGACGGCGAGCGCCACGAAATTCAGCCCGTCCGCATATTCACGAATGCCGAGCGTGAAACGCGGCGTACCGGTATAGATATCGGTGCCGACGAGGCCGAGCAGCAGCCCGAGCGCCACCATCGCCAGCGCCTTGACGACCGAGCCATGCGCCAGCGCGATCGAGGAGACGAGACCGACGATCATCAGCGAGAAATACTCGGCCGCGCCGAATTGCAGCGCAATATCAGTAAGCGGCGGTGCGAAGATCGCCACGAGGAAGGTCGAGACCGTACCGGCAAAGAACGAGCCGAGGGCCGCGATGGCGAGTGCTGCCCCCGCCCTGCCTCTGCGCGCCATCTGATAGCCGTCGATCGCGGTGACGGCGGAAGAGGATTCGCCCGGCATGTTGATAAGGATAGCCGTCGTCGAGCCGCCATACTGGGCGCCGTAATAGATGCCGGCGAGCATGATCAGCGAGGAGACCGGCTCAAGCTGGAAGG is part of the Rhizobium bangladeshense genome and encodes:
- a CDS encoding tripartite tricarboxylate transporter permease, coding for MDLFSNLALGFATAATLDNLLFCLIGVLLGTLIGVLPGIGATATIAMLLPITFQLEPVSSLIMLAGIYYGAQYGGSTTAILINMPGESSSAVTAIDGYQMARRGRAGAALAIAALGSFFAGTVSTFLVAIFAPPLTDIALQFGAAEYFSLMIVGLVSSIALAHGSVVKALAMVALGLLLGLVGTDIYTGTPRFTLGIREYADGLNFVALAVGVFGVAEILRNLEGESTRTVLMAKVSGLLPSRQEFKAMIAPVIRGTAIGSALGILPGGGAILAAFASYTVEKRMSKTPEEFGQGAVAGVAGPESANNAGAQTSFIPLLTLGIPANPVMALMIGAMIIQGIVPGPNVATEQPALFWGIIASMWIGNLMLVILNLPLIGLWVKLLTVPYYVLFPIIMAFCSIGVYSVNSNVYDLYAVAFFGLIGYVLAKLRCEPAPLLLGFVLGPLLEENLRRAMILSRGDPSTFITRPISATLLAIAVAVLIVVFLPSVRKKREEVFVEEA